From the genome of Pseudomonas helvetica:
CGCGCTTGGACGAGGCCAGCACAATGGCCGCAGCCCCGTCGCTGATCAGCGAGCAATCGGTCAGGCGCAACGACTCCGCCACATATGGATTGCTCTTCGACACGTTGTTGCAGTGTTCGAAATCCATGACCCGGTGCATCTGCGCCAAGGGGTTGGCCATGGCATTGGAGTGGTTCTTGGTGGCGATCGCGGCCATCGACGCCATCGGGCACTGGTAGCGGTCCCGGTACTGTTGCGCGGCCAGGCCGAACAACTGCGGAAAACTGAGCCCGGCCTCTTCGACATCGTTTTGATAACCGGCTCCGGCCAAGGCCTTGGTGACATCGGCCGTGGAGTTGGAGGTCATCTTCTCGGCGCCCACGACCAACACCAGTTCAGCTGAACCTGAGCGGATCGCGTTGATCCCCGCGTGAATCGCCGCCGAACCCGAAGCGCAGGCGTTTTCGCAACGGGTCGCGGGCTTGAAGCGCAAGCCAGGGTCAGCTTGCAGCATCAACGAGGCGGGAAAACCATCCGCAACCATGCCCGAGTTGAAATGCCCGAGGAACATCGCGTCGATGGCTGAGGCGTCGATGGCGGCGTCTTCCAGGGCTTCGCGGGTGACCTGAACGATCAGGTCTTCCAATGTGGAACCGTCCAGACGGCCAAATCGAGAGTGCGCGGCAGCGACGATGGATACGGAATCATGGGGCATGGTGATTTTCTTCTGTGCTTGGATCAGGCATTCCCTACAATGACCTACCGCCCGGATCGCTCGCTAGTTCGTACAACTACGTACATGAATAAGTAAGCGCTCTGATACAAAGCGTCGTCAGTACCGGATTTAATCGAGGCAGGATGCCCAATGACCGTCTTCGCACATCAACTGAAAGACCTTGAGCGCCTGGCATTCAAGGTGTCGCCCGCCCCGCAACTCATCACCGGCAACCGCGTGATGCTCGACTGCAACGAGGCATTTCTGGAACTGTTCGGCTACCAGCGCGAAGAGCTTCTGGGTCATCTGACCCTGCTGATCTATCCCTCCCAGGCGGACTACAAAGCCATCGGCAATCGCAGCCAGACCTGGTTGCGCAACAGCCAGAGCGGCTCCTATTCCGACGAACGCTTCATGCAACACAAAAGCGGCGAAGTGTTCTGGGCCAGGTCGCACGGTTATAGCTTGACCCCCGACGATCCGTTCAAACTGATGGTCTGGCACTTCGAACGCATGGACCGGCCGCACCACGCCACGGTCAATCTCACACCCCGCGAACGCGAAATCTCGATGCACATCGTCAATGGCCTGACCTGCAAGGAAGTGGCCAAAAAACTGGCAATTTCCCACAGAACCGTGGAAGTCCACCGCGCCCGCCTGATGAAAAAACTGCAGGCCAAGAACAGCGCGGAGTTGGTGTCGAAGATTATTTTTGTGAGTTGATCAACAAGCACTGCCACACGGGCCTTAGCGTTGATTGCCGAGCAAGCTGATCGGGGACGCAGGAAAAGGTATCCGATTCACGTCTCGATCCTTTCCCCCGCCCCCTTTGCGTTTCAGCACTTCTTCGCCTGATCTTTCGCCTGCGCCCACACACGCTCTTCCTGCTCGCGCAGCTCCGGTGTGAACTCGGCGCCGAAATCTTCCGCCTCGAACACCTGGCGAATTTCTATTTCGGCCTCTGTGCCCGGCATCGGGTTTGGGCAGCGTTTGACCCAGTCGATGGCTTCCTGCTTCGACTTCACCTGCCACAGCCAATAGCCGGCGATCAGCTCCTTGGTTTCGGCGAACGGGCCGTCGATCACCGTGCGTTTCTCGCCAGAGAAGCGCACGCGGGAGCCTTTGCTGCTGGGGTGCAGGCCTTCGCCGCCGAGGAGGATGCCAGCCTTGACCAGCTCTTCGTTGTAGTTGCCCATCGCGGTCAACAATTCCTGGGTAGGCATCACGCCGGCTTCGGAGTCCTGGCTGGCTTTTATAATGATCATGAATCGCATCGTCGTCTCTCCGTTGGATGTGAACTATTCACTACCTTGTCGAACGGTAGCGCCCCAAATCGACAGCCCTTCATTTTTTATTGCCGCGCGCCCAACGATCCTAGGACATTTCCCGCACACTGCGGCGGCATTGATGAACTGGAAAGCCTCTCGTCATGAAGATACCTTTGAATCGTCACTGCAAATGAGCGACCGGTTGTGACAGGCCGTAAAAGTGTAGGCCTCTCGAGACTACCGGAGTTCCACCATGAAAAAGATCCCCCTCAATCTCCCCGAGAAAACCACCACTTCTGTAAGCAATCTCTTCACCCTTCGTCCTGACATCAACACCGAAGCGCCACTCGACGTGCTGCATGAAACAGCCGCCTACCGAATCCGTACCGCGACCCAATTGCTGGAGATCGTCGCCACCGGCGAGGGAATTCACAGTGAACTGGCGCGCGCGTTGGTGGTTTCACTGCGCGATGGTTGTGATTTGCTGGACGTCGTTGGGCGACGATTGCAGGCGCAGGTTTTGTTGTCGTAAAAGTAAATGGGCGGCCTCATCAAGGTCGCCCATTTCAGTTGGAGCAGTAGAATGCTGCCGGTTAGCACGCCTCAGACCCGCCATCACATCTTGAAACCCTGCGCACCATCACTTCCATTCAACACGCGTTCAGTCGTCACATACAACTCACGTATATGCCCCACCAAAAACGTCCAGAACGCCGGTTCATTAACGGTTTTCATCACCAATTCACCCGGCAGGAACCGGCTCATTTCCTTGCGAAACTCGGCGACGATTTTCGGATCAGCAACCAGCGCCGCTGAACGCTCCTTGAACAATCTCAAGAACTCGTCCTGCTCGCAATGATGATCAGCGAGTTTTTTTGCAACCAGATCCAGCTGCGGCGTTACGCCTTGCTGACGCAACCAGACCATGTCCCACAGATCGCGGTTCTTGATTCGATTGGGGCGCAGGGCAAACGCAACGATCTTGTCGGCATAGATTTCTTCACGTGTTTCAGCCTGTAAGATCAGACCGCTGGTGCCCATGTCGACCCCATACGGATTGAGCAGCAGCATCGGTTGTGGCTGGTAACTCGGGATGGCGCAAACGTCGATGTTGATGCGCTGGGCAGGCAAATCCTTGCGTCCGGGTCGGGTCTGGACTTTCAGTTTCCAGGTGTCGACATTACCTTCCTCGCGAACCGGTTCACCGACTTCGACTTCAAGACCATATTTGGCCTTCAGGGTATCAACCAGTACCTGAGCAAGTTGGGTCAGGCTTTCACGATTGAAGTCAGCCCCACCGGTGAAGTCGAGATCTTCGCTCAAACGATTCGAGCCATAGCAGGCGCGCAGGCAAGTACCGCCGATAAAGGTCAGTTTTACGAGCATGCCAGCGGAGCTCAGCGCCAGCATGATGTCGTGGTGCAGCAGTTCCTTTTCTACAACAACTCGCAACGGTGCAAGATTTTGCTGGTTTCTAAGCGCTTCATCGACCAGCTCATCAAACAAACTCATTGGCGGCACTCCAATCGATCAGGTCCATGTTCCGTTTCGCAACTTTCATGTCACGTAATGCCTGTTGCGGTGTTGCTCGCCATAGCCGGCATCGCGCATCGTAATGAATCTGACCCACCAGATCCTGGGGTTGCTGACGGGTATGTACAAACTCGATGGTGCCCCAGCGTCCACATGAAATAATGCTGCTGCGCCCGGATGACATCAGCGAGATCCAGTTGATGGGGATCTGTGAGATGACCCCGCAATCGCTCAATGCTGTTTCCAGGCTGATGTAGTTGAATTGCGTGGCGCGCAATCTGGCAGCCGCATGAAACAGCACCAGACCACTGACGGGTTTGGCCGCCTCAAACAGGTAAAGCCCTCTGCACACCCGCGCCAGATGGCCTTGCGAGACAGCACGGCTCAACAAGGTTTTATAGGCACCTTCGGAGATATCCGGCACAAGAACCCTGAGGTCGTCCGGAGTAAAAAGATAGCGCTCTTCACTGGCCAGACTGCTCAGTTTTCGGATGAGGCGCCCCATGGGCTGCATCGATGTTGTGTAGGATTGCATGCCGCATGACTCTACGGAAGGTTTCACTTAATGTAACTTACCGTAGAGCCAACCCACAAGCATTGGGCACCGCCTCAAAACAACCGATAAGGGAAATGCATTCGTTTCACGGATGCCCGAGCAATATGAAGGTCTGAAAGAAGGCCCTATGCAGTGCTAAAAGGCTGTTCATCGATACCAAGCCAACCGCTGGCTTTCAGGAGGATTCCTGCTAGCTTTCAAGCGAGTCCTACACTTCGCCCAGCGGCGCCTTTCCTGTCTGCGCCAGTCTTTCAGCCCACCTCGAAAGGGACCTCATGACCACCCTCAAAGACCGTCTGAAGCAGGGCAAGGATGCGCGCAAGCAGTGCTCGCGTAATGCTCAGGCGCTGCTCGGCAAGACTGATCGCGACCCACTCCCCTTGATCAAGGCCTCCAGTGCAGGGCGAATCCGTTCGCTGAACGAGTTGCGCTTCGGGCGCATGCTGGTTTCGCCTTTCGCCTTCTATCGTGGCAACGCTCTGCTCCATGCCCACGACCTGTCCGGGACGCCGGACATGGGCCTGCATTCAACCATTTGCGGCGACTGTCACCTGATGAACTTCGGTGGTTTTGGCACACCGGAACGCAACCTGCTGTTCAGCGTCAACGACTTCGATGAAGCTCACCCGGGTCCATGGGAGTGGGACCTGAAACGGCTGGTGACGAGCTTTCTGGTCGCCATTCGCGACCTGCGCCACGTTGCGTCAGTGGAGGAAGACATCTGTCGCCGTGTGGTCTCAGCCTATCGAGAGAGCATGGCCGAATGCGCCGAGCAGAGTGCCCTGGAAATCTGGTACGACGCCCTCGGTTACAACGAATTGCTCAAACAGGAACCCTCCACCAGCACGCTGGAGCATGTGAAAAACGCCATTAACAAAGCCGAGCATCGCACCCACGCGGAACTGCTGCCCAAGATATGTGAGCGCGATAAACACGGCCGCTTGCTGATCCGTGATGATCTGCCACATATCTTCCATCTGCACAAAGACTCCACGCTACTGGACGCCAATGATGACTGGATGCGCGTGGACGATTGGCGACCACCGTACGACAGCCTCATGCACGATTACCGAGCCACGCTGATGGGCGATCGTCGTGATTTGCTGGCGCGCTTCCAGGTCCAGGACCTGGCGTTCAAAGTCGTTGGGGTGGGCAGCGTCGGGACACGCTGCCTGGTTGCTCTGCTGACCGACGACCAGGAGCGACCGCTGTTTTTGCAGCTCAAGGAAGCACGCCGTTCGGTGATTGCCGATTACGTCAAAGCCAAATCGCGGATACGCCATGACGGCCAGCGCGTGGTTGAAGGCCAGCGCCTGATGCAGTCGGCCAGCGATCTGTTCCTCGGTTGGACCACCAGCCCCAATGGCCAGCACTTCTATGTGCGCCAGCTACGGGACATGAAAATATCGGCGGAGCTGGAAACCTTCGATGCCGAAACGTTTTCCGCGTATGGCCACATCTGTGGCAAAGCCCTGGCTCGAGCCCATGCCAAAGCTAGCGGACAAGCTGCACAAATCAGCGGTTACATTGGCAAGAGCGAGGTCATGGCCAATGCCCTGTTCAAGTACGCCAAGGCCTATTCCGAGCAGAACGAGTGCGACTTCGAACGCTTTCAACGAGCCTGCCGCAAAGGCAAACTACAGGCCCGTTCGGAAACTGATTTTGCCGCTGATCATCTGCCTTAGGTGCGCACCTCAATCAATGCAAAGGGTGACCGACCCGGTTCTACTGAGCTATAAACCGGCCGGCCTTGCCCATGATGTTTCCAATTCACATTTTGTTAAGAAGTGGCCTCGTATACTTACGAGTCCTGTTTTACTCTCGGCCCTCATCCTTCGGTAGCCTGATGCCTATGTCACGCCCTGCCCCACTCCTGTTGCTACTTACCTGCCTGCTGTTCTTCTTCGCCCTTGGCAATCACCAGTTACAAGGTTCCACCGAACCCCGCGTTGCCGGGATTGCGATGGAAATGCACCTGGATAACGACTGGGTGACTCCGCGCCTGTTCGGTCAGCCCTTTCTGGAAAAACCACCGCTGAGCCTTTGGCTCGATGCCGGAGCGATCCGTGCGTTTGGTGGCACGCCATTGGCCGTGCGCCTGGCCTCGGCCTTCGCCGGGTTGTTCAGCGTGATGCTGCTGTACACCATGCTGCGCCGATTTGGCCGTCCAACGACCATCGCCTGGGTTGCCGGGATCATGCTGGCGACCATGGCCAGTTACTGGGGCAACGTTCGCGGTGTTGGCGAAGATGCACTGCTGAGCCTGGGCGTAACCCTGGCGCTGCTGTCGTTCTATCAGGCTTATCGCCAACAAGCCGAACAGCGCGCAGCCTTGGGTAGCTGGCTGCTCTTCGCTGTCGGCATCGCCATCGCCACGTTGAGCAAAGGTGTGCTGGGCCTGGCAATGCCGGGGGTGGTGATCTTCGCCTACCTGCTGGCCGAAAGCCTGATCGACAAACGCTTCAGCCTGCCGCGCTGGATGGGGCCGGCACTGGCGACCCTGCTCGGGCTGGTCCCTTTGGTGATCTGGCTGTTCATGCTCTATCAGCGCGGTGGCTCGCAGGCACTGGCCGAAGTGCTCCTGACCAACAGCGTCGGGCGCTTCAACGGCTCGTTCGTTGAAGCCGGCCACTACGAGCCGTTCTATTACTACCTGGCCAAACTGCCGGAAGCCTTCCTGCCGTGGAACATCCTGGTGTACCTGGGGTTGTGGCATTTCCGTAAGAGCCTGGTGAACAATCGCTACCTGCTGTTTTTCACGCTGTGGCTGCTCGCCCAGTTCTT
Proteins encoded in this window:
- a CDS encoding acetyl-CoA acetyltransferase, which gives rise to MPHDSVSIVAAAHSRFGRLDGSTLEDLIVQVTREALEDAAIDASAIDAMFLGHFNSGMVADGFPASLMLQADPGLRFKPATRCENACASGSAAIHAGINAIRSGSAELVLVVGAEKMTSNSTADVTKALAGAGYQNDVEEAGLSFPQLFGLAAQQYRDRYQCPMASMAAIATKNHSNAMANPLAQMHRVMDFEHCNNVSKSNPYVAESLRLTDCSLISDGAAAIVLASSKRARRFRRDVLIRSATQVNDFLPIAQRDILAFEGPQRAIHSALRGANITLADLSFAEVHDCFTIAELLIYEAMGLTPKGEGHRALDDGIVRAGGRLPVNLSGGLKAKGHPVGATGVSMHAMAFRQLTGEPIGLAVPNPEFGLLFNMGGMAVANYASVLQARRA
- a CDS encoding LuxR C-terminal-related transcriptional regulator; protein product: MTVFAHQLKDLERLAFKVSPAPQLITGNRVMLDCNEAFLELFGYQREELLGHLTLLIYPSQADYKAIGNRSQTWLRNSQSGSYSDERFMQHKSGEVFWARSHGYSLTPDDPFKLMVWHFERMDRPHHATVNLTPREREISMHIVNGLTCKEVAKKLAISHRTVEVHRARLMKKLQAKNSAELVSKIIFVS
- a CDS encoding YciI family protein, with product MRFMIIIKASQDSEAGVMPTQELLTAMGNYNEELVKAGILLGGEGLHPSSKGSRVRFSGEKRTVIDGPFAETKELIAGYWLWQVKSKQEAIDWVKRCPNPMPGTEAEIEIRQVFEAEDFGAEFTPELREQEERVWAQAKDQAKKC
- a CDS encoding nucleotidyl transferase AbiEii/AbiGii toxin family protein; translated protein: MSLFDELVDEALRNQQNLAPLRVVVEKELLHHDIMLALSSAGMLVKLTFIGGTCLRACYGSNRLSEDLDFTGGADFNRESLTQLAQVLVDTLKAKYGLEVEVGEPVREEGNVDTWKLKVQTRPGRKDLPAQRINIDVCAIPSYQPQPMLLLNPYGVDMGTSGLILQAETREEIYADKIVAFALRPNRIKNRDLWDMVWLRQQGVTPQLDLVAKKLADHHCEQDEFLRLFKERSAALVADPKIVAEFRKEMSRFLPGELVMKTVNEPAFWTFLVGHIRELYVTTERVLNGSDGAQGFKM
- a CDS encoding type IV toxin-antitoxin system AbiEi family antitoxin domain-containing protein; amino-acid sequence: MKPSVESCGMQSYTTSMQPMGRLIRKLSSLASEERYLFTPDDLRVLVPDISEGAYKTLLSRAVSQGHLARVCRGLYLFEAAKPVSGLVLFHAAARLRATQFNYISLETALSDCGVISQIPINWISLMSSGRSSIISCGRWGTIEFVHTRQQPQDLVGQIHYDARCRLWRATPQQALRDMKVAKRNMDLIDWSAANEFV
- a CDS encoding DUF2252 domain-containing protein; amino-acid sequence: MTTLKDRLKQGKDARKQCSRNAQALLGKTDRDPLPLIKASSAGRIRSLNELRFGRMLVSPFAFYRGNALLHAHDLSGTPDMGLHSTICGDCHLMNFGGFGTPERNLLFSVNDFDEAHPGPWEWDLKRLVTSFLVAIRDLRHVASVEEDICRRVVSAYRESMAECAEQSALEIWYDALGYNELLKQEPSTSTLEHVKNAINKAEHRTHAELLPKICERDKHGRLLIRDDLPHIFHLHKDSTLLDANDDWMRVDDWRPPYDSLMHDYRATLMGDRRDLLARFQVQDLAFKVVGVGSVGTRCLVALLTDDQERPLFLQLKEARRSVIADYVKAKSRIRHDGQRVVEGQRLMQSASDLFLGWTTSPNGQHFYVRQLRDMKISAELETFDAETFSAYGHICGKALARAHAKASGQAAQISGYIGKSEVMANALFKYAKAYSEQNECDFERFQRACRKGKLQARSETDFAADHLP
- a CDS encoding phospholipid carrier-dependent glycosyltransferase; its protein translation is MSRPAPLLLLLTCLLFFFALGNHQLQGSTEPRVAGIAMEMHLDNDWVTPRLFGQPFLEKPPLSLWLDAGAIRAFGGTPLAVRLASAFAGLFSVMLLYTMLRRFGRPTTIAWVAGIMLATMASYWGNVRGVGEDALLSLGVTLALLSFYQAYRQQAEQRAALGSWLLFAVGIAIATLSKGVLGLAMPGVVIFAYLLAESLIDKRFSLPRWMGPALATLLGLVPLVIWLFMLYQRGGSQALAEVLLTNSVGRFNGSFVEAGHYEPFYYYLAKLPEAFLPWNILVYLGLWHFRKSLVNNRYLLFFTLWLLAQFFMLTLASSKRTVYLMSLTPAAAVLAAEYAAVLYERLRKHTEASTLLGKIARNRRGIAIGIISVLFVSYLAAAQWIVPRADRKLSFLPLTEQIQTMQANGQEVALYQANERTAGATVFYTHTLLKDLQTEAELTAFLAASPTHVALIAAETEPKAPLKVLKKMLVGRQDYYFVAQ